The Bubalus kerabau isolate K-KA32 ecotype Philippines breed swamp buffalo chromosome X, PCC_UOA_SB_1v2, whole genome shotgun sequence genome has a segment encoding these proteins:
- the LOC129639232 gene encoding odorant-binding protein-like isoform X2 gives MKVLFLSLLLGVICAAQEEEAQPSLSELSGQWRTAYIASSNLGKIKPNGPFRVYLHKLLFDDEQGTVDFYFFVKRKGKWEYKHVTGIKQEDGTFAVDFKVNIEDESLQKFKELTQEKGIEEENVVNFIETGRQLTGCCAESVCFLLNSEA, from the exons ATGAAGGTTTTGTTCCTGAGTCTACTTCTTGGTGTGATTTGTGCTGCCCAAGAAGAGGAAGCTCAGCCAAGTCTCTCAGAG CTTTCAGGGCAATGGAGAACCGCCTACATTGCATCCAGTAACCTGGGGAAGATCAAGCCCAACGGGCCATTCAGGGTTTACCTCCACAAACTTCTGTTTGATGATGAACAGGGCACAGTGGACTTCTACTTTTTTGTCAA acgcAAGGGGAAATGGGAATATAAACACGTCACGGGAATAAAGCAAGAGGATGGCACTTTTGCTGTTGACT TTAAAGTAAATATTGAAGACGAAAGCTTGCAGAAGTTCAAGGAGCTGACTCAAGAGAAAGGGATTGAAGAGGAAAATGTTGTGAATTTCATCGAAACTG GAAGACAGCTTACTGGATGCTGTGCTGAGTCTGTCTGCTTCCTGCTGAATTCTGAAGCTTAG
- the LOC129639232 gene encoding odorant-binding protein-like isoform X1, translating to MKVLFLSLLLGVICAAQEEEAQPSLSELSGQWRTAYIASSNLGKIKPNGPFRVYLHKLLFDDEQGTVDFYFFVKRKGKWEYKHVTGIKQEDGTFAVDYEGKNVFEVSHASNNILIVHNTNVDEHGQKTVLTGLFVKVNIEDESLQKFKELTQEKGIEEENVVNFIETDD from the exons ATGAAGGTTTTGTTCCTGAGTCTACTTCTTGGTGTGATTTGTGCTGCCCAAGAAGAGGAAGCTCAGCCAAGTCTCTCAGAG CTTTCAGGGCAATGGAGAACCGCCTACATTGCATCCAGTAACCTGGGGAAGATCAAGCCCAACGGGCCATTCAGGGTTTACCTCCACAAACTTCTGTTTGATGATGAACAGGGCACAGTGGACTTCTACTTTTTTGTCAA acgcAAGGGGAAATGGGAATATAAACACGTCACGGGAATAAAGCAAGAGGATGGCACTTTTGCTGTTGACT atgAGGGTAAAAATGTATTTGAGGTTAGTCATGCGTCCAACAACATTCTAATAGTACATAACACCAACGTGGATGAGCATGGCCAGAAAACAGTACTGACTGGACTCTTTG TTAAAGTAAATATTGAAGACGAAAGCTTGCAGAAGTTCAAGGAGCTGACTCAAGAGAAAGGGATTGAAGAGGAAAATGTTGTGAATTTCATCGAAACTG ATGACTAG